GGTTTACCTGGAAGATTGCACCTGTTGCGCCGATTAGGACAAACAATCGTTAGTCATCCACAACTGTTTGGTCGCGATCGTCCTCGTCCTGGAGGACTAGTCAATTACTTACTAGCAAAAGTGACTCGCGGACAACTCGCGGCTGAAAAGGTTTTCAGTGCAGTTTTAGAAGGACTAGGAAATATTTGGACAGGAAGATTACAAATTGATGGTGTAAATCTAGGTGACGTTTGGTATCACTCAGCACTTAATAATAGTACAGAAAATGGGCTAGTGCCTTTTCACAAACTTTCGCAGTGGCTAACTTATTCGTTACTCGAACCACTCCAAGAACTTGGTTTAGAAATTACGGGACTAGATGCTTTGACTGGATTACCTGAGTATCGCAACGGTGGTTTATGTCTCGATCTAGGACTCTTGCAGCCCAAATACCCAAATTTATTACAGCAAGCACATCGAGTCGATTCGGAAGTGATTGTCGAGTGGCGAGCTTTAACAGTGATTCTATTAGACTACATTGCTGCGACGATTCGCGAAAAATTGGCAATGGATGCGCAAGAGTTACCGCTCGTGAAAGTCCTCCAAGGGGGAACGTGGAGTGCAGGACGTAAAATTGCCGCACAGTTGAGAAGACATGGCGTTCCACCGCTTCAGATCGAAAGCGATGGCACCGTATTTTAGCGGCTAGCAATTAGAGAAGTTTCCAGTAGACAAAACCTAATACAAATACCGACTATGCAAGCTGAAGTAACCGTTATCGACCATCCCTTGATTCAGCACAAGCTGACGCTGATGCGTAAAGCCGAAACGAGTACAGCCAAATTTCGCACGTTGTTGAAGGAAATCAGCTTGCTGCTAGCATATGAAGTGACGCGAGATCTTCCGTTAAAAACGGAAACGATCAAAACCCCTTTAGCCACGATGGAAGCACCAGTGCTCGCTCCCGATAAAAAGTTAGTGATTGTTTCCATTTTAAGAGCGGGACAAGGAATTTTAGATGGCATGTTGGAACTGATGCCTTCAGCTAGAGTAGGGCATATTGGTTTATACCGCGACCCCAAAACACTGATTGCCGTTGAATACTATTTCAAAGTACCTCACGACGTTGAGAAGCGCGATATGCTAGTAGTCGATCCAATGCTAGCGACAGGAAACTCAGCAGCAGCAGCGGTGACGCGCTTGAAGTTAACAAATCCTGTTTCTATGAAGTTTGTCTGCTTACTGGCTGCACCCGAAGGAATCGCGCATTTTCACGAACTACACCCTGACGTTCCGATCTACACGGCGGCGATCGACCAGCAGTTGGACGAGCACGGGTACATTGTGCCAGGATTAGGCGATGCAGGCGATCGCTTATTCGGTACGCGCTGAGTCACTATTTTCCCTAAGCCAGAAAGTTAAAGTCCCAACCTAAAGCACCAAAAAAATCTCCCCAACCTCTCTTAATTATGGCTGTAGCTAAATCAATCTATCAACTCACTGCACAGTTGGTTACACCAGAAAACTTTCAACCTTATGGTCAAGTGATTGCTGCTAGTACTGATGGTAAGGCTTACGACCACAGCGATGCGCAGCTGGTATTAAATAACGGCATTCCTCGCTTCTACATTATGCGCTTGCACCGACGCGGGCGGAAATTCCACACAATTACCCGTCACCTCAAATGTACTCAGTGTTTAGGTTCGCTGGCGGGTAAAGAATGGTTGCTTGCTGTCGCACCCCCAAGTTCTGCACCGCAGCCGGAACTTGACAAAATTGCCGCATTCCGCATTCCTGGCGATCGCTTTATTAAGCTAGAAGTCGGTACTTGGCACGCCGGACCTTACTTTGAACACGAGTTTGTCGATTTTTATAATCTGGAGCTGAGTGACACCAACATCAACGACCACGACACTTATAATTTTCGGCAGCAAGCAAATCTAGAGTGGGAAATTGTCTTGTGACTAGTTATAGCAGGGGTCAGCGGTCAGGGTTAAAATCCCTTCAGGGAAGTCACTACGAGCTTCGATAATGTCCTAACTCTATTGACTTGGGCTATAGATAGATATCTATTGTGTCTTGCTAAGTGTGTTTCTCATCACTAACCGCTCACTACATTTAAGATTACTGCCATCTGGTCAACTACAATACGGTTCTGAGATGTCGCTCAGCGTCAAGATATCTGCAACAATAGTTGATGGTTTGGCATGAGTAGCACGTCGGAACAAAACTTAGCAACGCGATCGCCAGTAAGTGAAGACTACCCACTGAATGCTGTCCCACCCGAAGCGCGTAAGTCACTTTGGTCGCTGGCTCCTTTGTTGATAGGCTTTACTTTATATTCTGGAACTTTTTTCGCCGGAGGTAGAGTAGGTCCAGCTTTCCGCTTTACCGATCTAGTCGGTCTGATTGTGGCAGGTAATCTGCTTTTAGGTATCTATGCGGCACTACTGAGCTATATCGCAGCGCGTAGTGGTTTAAGTACAGTATTAATGGCACGCTTTAGTTTTGGTAGCGTTGGCTCGCGTTGGGTTGACTTTCTGCTTGGCTTTACGCAAATTGGTTGGTATGCTTGGGGTTCGGCTTTAATGGCAGAGGTGCTCAATCAATTAGCTGGAGTTCCAAGTTCGTTTAATTGGTTAGTGATTCTTTTCTTTACGTATTTTTTCTGCTCAACTGCTTATATCGGCTATCGCGCGATGGATTGGCTCAGTCGCATTGCAGTTCCAGCGATGCTGATTTTAATCGTTTGGAGCTTAACCATCGCCACACGCGATGTTGGTGGCTTTGCGGGTTTACAAGCGATCGTACCGCAACAACAACTTGGACTTGGTGAAGCGATTACTATCATCGTTGGAACTTTTGTTTCTGGTGGAACTCAAGCAACAAATTGGAGTCGTTTTGCTAAGGATGGACAGACAGCATTTTGGAGTACCTTGGCTGCTTTTTTTCTTGCAAATGGCTTATTAATTTTTAGTGGTGCGTTCGGTGCCTTAGTTTATGGCAATGAAGACATTGTACAAGTAATGGCACAGCAAGGATTACTCTTTTGGGGATTGATACTATTGTTCTTGAATATGTGGACAACGCAAGATAATACTATCTATGCTTTTTC
The Chroococcidiopsis sp. TS-821 genome window above contains:
- a CDS encoding URC4/urg3 family protein, with the translated sequence MSSQKEIAYLRSAKAIRDRCGILFDLAREDRLEHFRCDLTQLRPVADYVIEVMRENYPDLQIPFHSRWRHFAAARSRLTQLERKLAELTPLAKAQAKFDLAIVSVLLDAGAGATWQYCDPDTNLVFHRSEGLAIASFHMFCQGTFSSHADKLQADALGLQNLTEDVLAAGLQVSPDNPLVGLPGRLHLLRRLGQTIVSHPQLFGRDRPRPGGLVNYLLAKVTRGQLAAEKVFSAVLEGLGNIWTGRLQIDGVNLGDVWYHSALNNSTENGLVPFHKLSQWLTYSLLEPLQELGLEITGLDALTGLPEYRNGGLCLDLGLLQPKYPNLLQQAHRVDSEVIVEWRALTVILLDYIAATIREKLAMDAQELPLVKVLQGGTWSAGRKIAAQLRRHGVPPLQIESDGTVF
- a CDS encoding ureidoglycolate lyase, yielding MAVAKSIYQLTAQLVTPENFQPYGQVIAASTDGKAYDHSDAQLVLNNGIPRFYIMRLHRRGRKFHTITRHLKCTQCLGSLAGKEWLLAVAPPSSAPQPELDKIAAFRIPGDRFIKLEVGTWHAGPYFEHEFVDFYNLELSDTNINDHDTYNFRQQANLEWEIVL
- the codB gene encoding cytosine permease is translated as MSSTSEQNLATRSPVSEDYPLNAVPPEARKSLWSLAPLLIGFTLYSGTFFAGGRVGPAFRFTDLVGLIVAGNLLLGIYAALLSYIAARSGLSTVLMARFSFGSVGSRWVDFLLGFTQIGWYAWGSALMAEVLNQLAGVPSSFNWLVILFFTYFFCSTAYIGYRAMDWLSRIAVPAMLILIVWSLTIATRDVGGFAGLQAIVPQQQLGLGEAITIIVGTFVSGGTQATNWSRFAKDGQTAFWSTLAAFFLANGLLIFSGAFGALVYGNEDIVQVMAQQGLLFWGLILLFLNMWTTQDNTIYAFSVAGAHMFRTNKRTAFVLGGATVALVLAWGGIYNLLVPYLILLGTFIPPIGGVVMADYWLLRRGQFPTLEQRQPAFNWAGIIAYIIASAIAWAAPGIKPINGIVAAVILYFILSKLITGTRKTNAIN
- the upp gene encoding uracil phosphoribosyltransferase, whose protein sequence is MQAEVTVIDHPLIQHKLTLMRKAETSTAKFRTLLKEISLLLAYEVTRDLPLKTETIKTPLATMEAPVLAPDKKLVIVSILRAGQGILDGMLELMPSARVGHIGLYRDPKTLIAVEYYFKVPHDVEKRDMLVVDPMLATGNSAAAAVTRLKLTNPVSMKFVCLLAAPEGIAHFHELHPDVPIYTAAIDQQLDEHGYIVPGLGDAGDRLFGTR